Proteins co-encoded in one Arthrobacter alpinus genomic window:
- a CDS encoding GNAT family N-acetyltransferase, which produces MTWNSRASDSPDAHWMAELRAEVMRADLERLGRYDAVRVRQRFLDAFIPEHKRVIVAASQDIGLVAMHPETDAVWLEYFYIAPEYQGLGIGRDVLTRVMEVEQLTKPLRLNVLQGSPAPDVDRAISH; this is translated from the coding sequence GTGACATGGAATTCCAGAGCAAGTGACTCCCCTGACGCGCATTGGATGGCGGAATTGCGGGCCGAAGTCATGCGTGCCGACCTTGAACGGCTTGGTCGCTATGACGCGGTAAGAGTTCGTCAACGTTTCCTCGATGCCTTCATCCCCGAGCACAAACGAGTCATTGTTGCTGCCAGTCAAGACATCGGGCTGGTGGCAATGCACCCAGAGACCGATGCGGTGTGGCTGGAGTATTTCTACATCGCCCCTGAATACCAGGGCCTGGGTATCGGTCGTGACGTTCTGACCCGCGTCATGGAAGTGGAGCAGCTGACAAAACCCCTCCGCTTAAACGTGCTCCAAGGCAGCCCGGCCCCTGACGTCGATCGAGCAATCTCTCATTGA
- a CDS encoding energy-coupling factor transporter transmembrane component T family protein, whose product MRGHAFMVAGYVPGASLIHRTPLALKAALLFAVAVLCLASPLISVMVGALTTTATVVLVVAAHCVAGLSWQRMWRAVRMMLIFLVLIAAYQWWQHGALTAWQVIAAIVATVLASNVLTATTPVDELLDGLAALVRPLQRFGADPERFSLTVALMLRSIPFVIGAFADVRDAARARGLERNLLARSLPVVIATVGYARATGEALAARGLGDPEPKDAEPKNLEHDGGSLP is encoded by the coding sequence GTGCGCGGCCACGCTTTCATGGTTGCCGGGTATGTCCCCGGCGCCTCGCTCATCCACCGCACGCCACTGGCGCTGAAGGCAGCGCTTTTGTTTGCCGTTGCTGTGCTCTGCCTGGCCTCGCCGTTGATTTCGGTCATGGTGGGTGCGCTCACCACCACGGCAACCGTGGTCTTGGTGGTAGCCGCCCATTGTGTTGCGGGCTTGTCCTGGCAACGGATGTGGCGTGCTGTGCGAATGATGCTGATCTTCTTGGTGCTTATTGCGGCGTATCAGTGGTGGCAGCACGGAGCGTTGACGGCGTGGCAGGTCATTGCCGCCATTGTGGCCACGGTGCTAGCTTCCAATGTTCTGACTGCCACCACGCCTGTGGACGAGCTCTTGGACGGGCTGGCCGCTCTGGTCAGGCCCCTGCAGCGCTTCGGCGCCGATCCGGAACGTTTCTCGCTCACAGTTGCCTTGATGCTGCGCAGCATCCCGTTTGTTATTGGCGCCTTTGCCGATGTTCGAGACGCAGCCCGTGCCCGCGGCCTGGAACGTAATTTGCTGGCCCGGTCACTGCCTGTGGTCATCGCTACTGTGGGGTATGCCCGGGCCACCGGTGAGGCGCTGGCGGCACGTGGCCTCGGCGATCCCGAGCCAAAAGATGCCGAGCCAAAGAATTTGGAGCACGACGGCGGATCCCTCCCCTAA
- a CDS encoding energy-coupling factor ABC transporter ATP-binding protein produces MVLTQAGVTLPPADPRTQQAKQILAPLSLTLSEQRIAVIGANGSGKSTLLRLLNGLLLPTTGTVSVNGRSTHTDAPAVRRSVGFVFTDPLSQLVMPTPQEDLELSLRRQKLGKKERRDKALAILGSYGLEHLAQSSIYELSGGERQLTALATVLAVDPDILVLDEPSTLLDLRNTRQLMQRLTALPQQVIMSTHDLSLAASFDRALVIDQGQVAFDGDPHQAIAAYRELAG; encoded by the coding sequence ATTGTTCTGACCCAAGCTGGGGTCACCCTTCCGCCAGCAGATCCCCGCACACAGCAAGCAAAACAAATTCTGGCGCCCCTGTCTCTAACGTTGAGCGAACAAAGAATCGCCGTCATTGGTGCGAACGGCTCCGGCAAGTCCACCTTGTTACGGCTCCTCAATGGTCTGCTCCTGCCCACCACCGGAACGGTGAGCGTGAATGGCCGCAGCACCCACACTGATGCGCCCGCCGTTCGCCGCAGCGTGGGCTTTGTCTTCACCGATCCCCTGTCGCAGCTGGTCATGCCCACTCCACAGGAAGACCTTGAGCTGTCCTTGCGCCGGCAGAAGCTGGGCAAGAAGGAGCGTCGGGATAAGGCCCTCGCCATCTTGGGTAGCTACGGGCTGGAGCATCTAGCTCAGAGCAGTATCTATGAGTTGTCTGGTGGCGAACGGCAGCTGACAGCGCTGGCCACCGTCTTGGCCGTTGACCCGGATATTCTGGTGCTCGATGAGCCGTCCACGCTGCTCGATCTGCGCAACACCCGCCAGCTCATGCAGCGTCTCACGGCCCTGCCCCAGCAAGTCATCATGTCCACCCACGATCTCTCCCTGGCAGCCAGCTTTGACCGAGCCTTGGTCATCGATCAAGGCCAGGTAGCGTTCGACGGCGATCCGCACCAGGCCATTGCGGCTTACCGGGAGTTGGCGGGTTAG
- a CDS encoding biotin transporter BioY: MTSSTPKNETLTTGNHPPITSAGVPATRSPRRRWGAMDLSLIAVFAALMAASVAVPGINVGPFGVAITLQTLVVALCGLVLGFSRGTAAVGLYVLLGLIGLPIFSGFRAGPAVLASPSAGYIVGFIFGAAVIGLLATLAVRSRWRPAALFAAAMAGTVVIHAFGIVGFVMKGMSWPTAMAADVLYLPGDIIKNVLAVIIALSLHRAFPDLLVRRQR; this comes from the coding sequence ATGACTTCTTCAACGCCGAAGAATGAGACGTTGACCACAGGAAATCATCCTCCTATCACCTCCGCTGGCGTGCCCGCTACTCGCTCACCGCGCAGGCGCTGGGGCGCCATGGACCTCTCCCTCATTGCTGTTTTCGCCGCTCTCATGGCCGCCTCAGTCGCCGTTCCAGGTATCAATGTGGGACCTTTCGGAGTGGCCATCACCTTGCAGACACTCGTAGTGGCCCTGTGTGGTCTGGTCCTTGGCTTTTCTCGCGGAACCGCGGCAGTAGGGCTCTACGTGTTGCTGGGCTTGATTGGCCTGCCCATCTTCAGTGGTTTCCGTGCCGGGCCGGCCGTGCTGGCAAGCCCGTCGGCTGGCTACATTGTGGGCTTCATCTTTGGTGCCGCCGTTATTGGCCTGCTGGCAACGTTGGCTGTTCGCAGCCGGTGGCGCCCCGCGGCTTTGTTCGCAGCGGCGATGGCTGGAACCGTGGTGATCCACGCCTTTGGCATTGTGGGCTTTGTCATGAAGGGCATGAGCTGGCCGACTGCCATGGCGGCCGATGTCCTCTACCTTCCGGGCGACATCATCAAGAACGTTCTTGCCGTAATCATTGCCCTGAGCCTGCACCGGGCATTCCCTGACCTTTTGGTCCGCCGCCAACGGTGA
- a CDS encoding YbaK/EbsC family protein, producing the protein MVDPAGNQAGNHVLDPLVENVRGALLAAGLPDTVIIVPDSVATAATAAAVLGCDVGAIANSLIFACGGEPLLILASGGAKVDTKKVARDHGLPKISRATPDFVLEHAGQPVGGVAPLGHPSPIRTFLDTDLLGFPLLWAGAGSHQAMLSISYRDLLVTTGATETAVR; encoded by the coding sequence ATGGTGGACCCTGCAGGGAATCAAGCAGGCAATCACGTACTGGATCCCTTGGTTGAGAACGTCCGGGGTGCTTTGCTGGCTGCTGGCTTGCCGGACACCGTGATCATTGTGCCGGACTCCGTTGCCACAGCTGCCACGGCTGCGGCCGTGCTGGGGTGCGATGTTGGCGCTATTGCCAACAGCCTGATCTTTGCGTGCGGCGGCGAACCCCTGCTGATCCTTGCCAGCGGCGGAGCAAAGGTGGATACCAAGAAGGTTGCGCGCGATCACGGCCTGCCTAAGATCAGCCGCGCCACCCCGGACTTTGTCCTCGAGCACGCGGGCCAGCCCGTTGGCGGCGTGGCGCCGCTAGGGCATCCCTCCCCCATCCGCACCTTCCTCGACACGGACTTGTTGGGATTCCCCCTCTTGTGGGCCGGCGCGGGCAGCCACCAAGCCATGCTGTCCATTAGCTACCGGGATCTACTTGTTACCACAGGAGCAACGGAAACAGCCGTACGCTAG
- a CDS encoding DUF3099 domain-containing protein, producing the protein MKEQSATPNLGAGRRAKFNSGEPESPVLSITNAAVPHSEDMRHRMKQYALTMGIRMVCLALIFVVDGWFKIIPVVGAVVLPWVAVIIANGGADITKQESVELLDAAPLYALNGHEKGMDDADASTPEFLTGEIVPEPEDAEGTVADAPDTEKKL; encoded by the coding sequence ATGAAAGAGCAATCAGCTACGCCGAATCTCGGTGCAGGCCGGCGCGCTAAGTTCAACAGCGGCGAGCCTGAGTCCCCCGTTCTATCCATAACTAACGCCGCAGTTCCGCATAGCGAGGACATGCGTCACAGGATGAAGCAGTACGCCCTTACCATGGGTATTCGCATGGTCTGTCTGGCACTGATCTTTGTGGTCGACGGATGGTTCAAGATCATCCCCGTGGTGGGCGCAGTGGTGCTGCCATGGGTTGCCGTCATTATTGCCAACGGTGGCGCGGATATCACCAAGCAGGAATCCGTGGAGCTGCTCGATGCGGCACCGCTGTATGCCCTCAATGGCCATGAAAAAGGGATGGACGACGCCGATGCCTCCACCCCTGAATTCCTCACCGGCGAGATCGTCCCCGAGCCTGAGGACGCCGAAGGTACAGTTGCCGACGCACCTGACACCGAGAAGAAGCTCTAA
- a CDS encoding beta-ketoacyl-ACP reductase, producing MSASVGAEKQARSVLVTGGNRGIGLAIAKAFLANGDKVAVTFRSASELPEGILGVQADVTDAASIDAAFTEVEAAHGPVEVLVANAGITKDTLLMRMSEEDFTSVVDTNLTGAFRVIKRASKGMIRMRKGRVVLISSVVGLYGSPGQINYAASKAGLVGIARSLTRELGSRGITANVVAPGFISTDMTAELPEATQKQYLSTIPAGRFASAEEVANVVRWISSDEAAYISGAVIPVDGGLGMGH from the coding sequence ATGAGTGCATCGGTAGGCGCCGAGAAGCAGGCCCGCAGTGTTTTGGTCACGGGTGGCAACAGGGGCATCGGTCTGGCCATCGCCAAGGCATTTCTGGCCAACGGAGACAAGGTCGCCGTGACTTTCCGTAGCGCTTCCGAACTGCCCGAAGGGATCCTCGGCGTTCAGGCTGACGTGACAGATGCGGCGTCCATCGATGCCGCATTCACCGAAGTTGAGGCTGCACACGGCCCCGTGGAGGTGCTGGTAGCCAACGCCGGCATCACCAAGGACACCCTGCTGATGCGCATGAGCGAAGAGGACTTCACGTCCGTCGTCGACACGAACCTCACGGGCGCATTCCGCGTCATCAAGCGCGCATCCAAGGGCATGATTCGCATGCGCAAGGGCCGCGTGGTGCTGATTTCCTCCGTGGTGGGCCTGTACGGTTCCCCGGGCCAGATCAACTACGCCGCCTCCAAAGCCGGCTTGGTGGGCATTGCCCGCTCGCTGACCCGTGAACTGGGCTCACGCGGCATCACCGCCAACGTTGTGGCCCCTGGCTTCATCAGCACCGACATGACCGCTGAGCTGCCCGAGGCCACCCAGAAGCAATACCTCTCCACCATCCCGGCCGGGCGCTTTGCCTCGGCAGAGGAAGTAGCCAACGTGGTTCGTTGGATTTCCAGCGATGAGGCCGCCTACATCTCCGGTGCTGTCATCCCCGTTGATGGCGGATTGGGCATGGGCCACTAA
- a CDS encoding SDR family oxidoreductase: MGKLDGKTAIVTGSSRGVGADVAKFLAAEGAAVVVNYRQKAPRANKVVAQIVEAGGRAVAVGADLTTQEGVQALVSAALENFGSLDLVVLNASGGMESGMAENYALQLNRDAQVNLLNAAMPVMPAGSRVVFVTSHQAHFIETVATMPEYLPVAKSKRAGEDALRALIPNLAAEDISLVVVSGDMIEGTVTATLLDRANPGAIEARRAEAGKLYSVAEFAAEIAKMASAEVPSGHTEYVGGADYFK, encoded by the coding sequence ATGGGAAAGCTTGACGGAAAGACAGCTATTGTCACCGGATCCTCACGTGGAGTGGGTGCTGATGTAGCCAAGTTCCTGGCTGCCGAAGGTGCGGCAGTGGTAGTGAACTACCGCCAGAAGGCACCGCGCGCCAACAAGGTTGTGGCCCAGATTGTGGAGGCCGGTGGCCGCGCAGTTGCCGTAGGCGCAGACTTGACCACTCAGGAAGGCGTGCAGGCTCTGGTCAGCGCGGCCCTGGAGAACTTCGGTTCGCTGGACTTGGTAGTCCTGAACGCATCCGGCGGCATGGAAAGCGGCATGGCAGAGAACTACGCCCTGCAGCTCAACCGCGACGCCCAGGTCAACCTGCTCAACGCTGCCATGCCGGTGATGCCCGCCGGCTCGCGCGTGGTGTTTGTCACAAGCCACCAGGCGCACTTCATTGAAACTGTGGCCACTATGCCGGAGTACTTGCCGGTAGCCAAGAGCAAGCGTGCCGGCGAAGATGCTCTGCGGGCCTTGATCCCGAACCTCGCCGCAGAGGACATCTCCTTGGTGGTTGTCTCCGGCGACATGATTGAAGGCACCGTGACGGCAACTCTGCTGGACCGCGCCAATCCGGGAGCCATTGAAGCCCGCCGCGCCGAGGCCGGCAAGCTGTACTCCGTGGCTGAATTTGCCGCTGAGATTGCCAAGATGGCATCCGCCGAGGTTCCCTCAGGTCACACCGAATACGTGGGTGGCGCCGACTACTTCAAGTAG
- the serB gene encoding phosphoserine phosphatase SerB → MPSTFTAVSYGQTLSPAALDKVRSVLTAHGYRIASERTESHPGFDAAVLELGSLEPSGTSDAQAAARIARLRADLGEAAQEGVCTAIVPDTLREAERKFIIMDVDSTLIQQEVIELLAAYAGTEAEVAKVTEAAMRGELDFAQSLHHRVATLAGLPESVLSEVGAKIKMSVGAERLVATAKAAGHVVCAVSGGFSQILSPLAERLGLDHALANDLEIVDGHLTGKVSGAVVDRAVKAVQLRTWCAEAGIAETATMAIGDGANDLDMMAAATLGVAFNAKPAVRAAADAQINIPNLDVALVLANI, encoded by the coding sequence ATGCCCTCCACATTTACAGCAGTCAGCTATGGCCAAACGCTCTCCCCCGCAGCTCTGGACAAGGTTCGTTCCGTCCTGACCGCACACGGCTACCGCATTGCCAGTGAACGTACCGAAAGTCATCCGGGATTCGACGCCGCCGTGCTGGAGCTGGGCTCTCTGGAACCTAGTGGGACCAGTGATGCCCAAGCAGCGGCACGCATTGCACGCCTGCGCGCGGATCTGGGCGAGGCAGCGCAAGAGGGCGTCTGCACAGCCATTGTTCCGGACACGCTGCGTGAAGCGGAACGCAAGTTCATCATCATGGATGTCGATTCCACACTCATCCAGCAAGAAGTCATCGAGCTGTTGGCCGCCTATGCCGGGACCGAGGCGGAAGTTGCCAAAGTCACTGAGGCGGCCATGCGCGGAGAACTGGATTTTGCGCAGAGCCTGCACCACAGAGTAGCCACCTTGGCAGGGCTGCCGGAGAGCGTGCTGTCCGAGGTGGGAGCCAAAATCAAGATGTCGGTGGGCGCCGAGCGGCTCGTGGCCACCGCGAAAGCCGCCGGACATGTGGTGTGCGCAGTCTCAGGTGGCTTCTCTCAAATCTTGTCCCCGCTGGCCGAACGTCTGGGCTTGGATCATGCTCTGGCCAACGACCTGGAGATCGTTGATGGGCACTTGACCGGGAAGGTCAGCGGCGCCGTGGTGGACCGCGCCGTCAAAGCTGTGCAGCTTCGCACGTGGTGCGCCGAGGCTGGCATTGCCGAAACTGCCACGATGGCCATTGGCGACGGCGCTAACGATCTTGACATGATGGCAGCGGCAACGCTGGGCGTGGCCTTCAACGCCAAGCCTGCCGTGCGAGCCGCGGCCGATGCGCAGATCAACATCCCCAACCTCGATGTGGCGCTGGTTTTAGCCAACATTTAG
- a CDS encoding sulfite exporter TauE/SafE family protein — protein sequence MNVLESFFILLGGLWAGTINTVVGSGTLVTFPILIALGIAPVMAVVSNAMGLIAGGVSGTWGYRRELRGMGRNLARLMPASLLGGMTGAYLLLHLPETVFALVAPALIVLALTLVIFQPRLQAVIKKRRESATSSRSHETIMMLLVFLTGVYGGYFVAAQGVLLVAILGIFMSGTLQNANAVKNVLALSVNVVAAISYLIFAPEKIIWQVVALIAVSSLAGGFLGARIGRKLPPVVLRTVIVILGLVALFFMIQKLVVA from the coding sequence GTGAATGTGCTTGAATCTTTCTTCATCCTGCTGGGCGGTCTGTGGGCCGGAACCATCAACACCGTGGTTGGTTCCGGCACGTTGGTCACCTTCCCTATCCTGATCGCGCTGGGGATTGCCCCTGTCATGGCCGTGGTCAGCAACGCCATGGGTTTGATCGCCGGTGGAGTTTCCGGAACATGGGGCTACCGGCGTGAGCTGCGTGGGATGGGCCGCAACTTAGCCCGCCTCATGCCGGCGTCGTTGCTCGGCGGAATGACGGGTGCGTATTTGCTCTTGCACCTGCCTGAGACAGTGTTTGCATTGGTGGCCCCGGCGCTCATTGTTTTGGCCCTGACCCTGGTGATCTTCCAGCCGCGACTCCAAGCCGTGATCAAGAAACGCCGCGAATCCGCTACATCGAGCCGTTCTCACGAGACCATTATGATGCTTCTGGTATTTTTGACCGGCGTCTACGGCGGCTACTTTGTGGCCGCCCAGGGTGTGCTGCTTGTGGCGATTTTGGGCATCTTCATGTCTGGCACCTTGCAAAACGCCAACGCCGTCAAAAACGTTCTCGCTCTGAGCGTCAACGTCGTTGCGGCTATCTCATACCTGATCTTTGCACCGGAAAAGATCATCTGGCAGGTGGTGGCGTTGATTGCCGTGAGCTCGCTGGCCGGTGGTTTCCTCGGTGCCCGCATTGGCCGCAAACTCCCTCCCGTGGTGTTGCGCACCGTCATTGTGATCTTAGGCCTGGTGGCCCTCTTCTTCATGATTCAGAAATTGGTGGTGGCATGA
- a CDS encoding TrmH family RNA methyltransferase, producing the protein MIIHIDDAADPRVSDYLSLTDVQLRKVKEPAEGLFIAESLKVIRRALASGHQPRSFFMTERWLPDLASILADYDHIPVYVGTAEILEKIIGFNLHRGAMAAMHRPEPADLSELLANSRRIAVLEDIVDHTNIGAVFRSAAALGVDAVLVTPRCADPLYRRSIRVSMGTVFQVPWARLPQWPEGIQVLHDAGFTTAALALVEDSLTIKELAARNDQKLALILGTEGDGLSARTLAQTDLAVMIPMADGVDSLNVAAASAVAFFATDPRH; encoded by the coding sequence ATGATCATCCATATCGACGACGCTGCGGATCCGCGCGTCAGCGATTACCTGTCCCTGACGGATGTGCAATTGCGCAAGGTCAAGGAGCCGGCCGAAGGCCTGTTTATCGCTGAAAGCTTGAAGGTCATTCGCCGTGCCCTGGCCTCGGGGCATCAGCCGAGATCCTTCTTCATGACCGAACGGTGGCTGCCGGATTTGGCCAGCATTCTGGCTGATTACGATCATATTCCGGTATACGTGGGCACGGCCGAAATCCTTGAGAAGATCATCGGCTTCAACCTGCACCGGGGCGCCATGGCAGCCATGCACCGCCCCGAACCGGCGGACCTGTCAGAGCTCTTGGCCAACTCCCGCCGCATCGCTGTCCTTGAAGACATTGTGGACCATACGAACATTGGTGCTGTCTTCCGCTCCGCTGCCGCCCTGGGTGTTGACGCCGTCCTGGTGACCCCGCGCTGCGCCGATCCCTTGTACCGCCGTAGCATCCGCGTCAGCATGGGCACCGTCTTTCAGGTCCCGTGGGCTCGGTTGCCCCAATGGCCAGAAGGTATCCAAGTGCTCCATGACGCCGGATTTACGACGGCGGCCCTGGCCCTCGTGGAGGATTCGTTGACTATTAAAGAACTCGCCGCACGTAACGATCAGAAGTTGGCGCTCATTCTCGGAACCGAAGGTGACGGCCTCAGCGCCCGAACCTTGGCGCAGACGGATCTAGCCGTCATGATCCCCATGGCCGACGGCGTGGATTCGCTCAATGTTGCAGCAGCCAGTGCCGTTGCCTTCTTTGCGACCGATCCGCGCCACTAA
- a CDS encoding peroxiredoxin, whose amino-acid sequence MKIDEKVADFSLLDQHGVTRSLSELTANGPLVIFFYPLASSGGCTKEACHFRDLQAEFTAAGAAMVGISTDSVAKQLNFATKNNFTYPLLSDRDGAVADLFGVRRRLLAKSLPTKRATFIVDSAQILRFQISSETNMDVHANSALAALTDRAW is encoded by the coding sequence ATGAAAATTGATGAGAAAGTGGCCGATTTTTCCCTGCTCGATCAGCACGGAGTTACGCGGAGTCTGAGCGAGCTAACCGCCAATGGCCCGTTGGTGATTTTCTTCTACCCCCTGGCAAGCAGCGGCGGTTGCACCAAGGAAGCCTGCCACTTCCGCGATTTGCAGGCAGAATTCACAGCTGCAGGAGCGGCCATGGTGGGCATCAGCACCGATTCCGTAGCCAAGCAGCTCAACTTTGCCACGAAAAACAATTTCACCTACCCGCTCCTGAGTGACCGGGATGGTGCGGTGGCAGATTTGTTTGGTGTCCGACGTCGACTGTTGGCAAAGTCACTTCCCACCAAAAGAGCCACGTTCATTGTCGATTCCGCCCAGATCCTGCGCTTCCAAATCTCCAGTGAAACCAATATGGATGTTCACGCCAACAGTGCGCTGGCTGCGTTGACGGATCGGGCTTGGTGA
- a CDS encoding type B 50S ribosomal protein L31 has product MKQNIHPKYEAVVFNDLASETKFLTRSTATSKKTIEWEDGNTYPIIDVEISSESHPFYTGKQRIMDSAGRVERFNARFSGFGKK; this is encoded by the coding sequence GTGAAGCAGAACATCCACCCGAAGTACGAAGCCGTAGTTTTCAACGACCTGGCTTCCGAGACCAAGTTCCTGACGCGTTCAACCGCAACGTCCAAGAAGACCATCGAATGGGAAGATGGCAACACCTACCCCATCATCGACGTTGAAATCTCCTCAGAGTCGCACCCGTTCTACACGGGCAAGCAGCGCATCATGGACAGCGCCGGTCGCGTCGAGCGCTTCAACGCTCGCTTCTCGGGCTTCGGCAAGAAGTAA
- a CDS encoding lipoate--protein ligase family protein encodes MASELHGEYKVHGGKLVVVDCSVTDGLLHDVHVSGDFFLEPDEALDDINAALNGLSANLPAEGMADAITATLPQDAVLFGFSAQAVAITVRRALAKASSWIDHKWDIIAPTVLPTALNVALDEVLVEEVGAGRRNPTLRFWDWDEPSVVIGSFQSVRNELEPAGVEKYGIKVVRRVTGGGAMFMEAGNCITYSLYVPQTLVDGLNFEDSYKFLDTWVLAALESMGIEAFYIPLNDIATDKGKIGGAAQKRLSNGAMVHHVTMSYDIDADKMVEVLRIGKEKLSDKGTRSAKKRVDPLRRQSGMSRQEILDRMSDTFAARYDAHMATLTDAELAEAQRRVESKFGTEEWLHRVP; translated from the coding sequence ATGGCTTCTGAATTGCATGGTGAATATAAGGTCCACGGCGGCAAGCTGGTGGTGGTCGATTGCTCTGTCACGGACGGGTTGCTTCATGATGTGCATGTCAGTGGTGATTTCTTCCTCGAGCCCGATGAGGCGCTCGATGACATTAATGCGGCACTGAACGGACTGTCCGCCAACCTGCCGGCAGAAGGAATGGCAGATGCCATCACGGCTACTTTGCCGCAGGATGCGGTGTTGTTTGGTTTCTCCGCACAGGCGGTTGCCATTACCGTCCGCCGTGCCCTGGCCAAGGCAAGCAGCTGGATTGACCACAAGTGGGACATCATTGCCCCGACGGTGCTGCCCACAGCCCTCAACGTGGCCCTGGATGAGGTTCTCGTGGAAGAAGTTGGGGCAGGGCGCCGGAACCCCACCCTGCGTTTTTGGGACTGGGACGAGCCGTCTGTGGTCATTGGTAGCTTCCAGTCCGTACGCAACGAACTCGAGCCAGCTGGTGTTGAAAAGTACGGCATCAAGGTTGTGCGCCGTGTTACTGGTGGCGGTGCCATGTTCATGGAGGCAGGCAACTGCATTACCTACTCCTTGTACGTGCCGCAGACGTTGGTGGACGGGCTGAACTTTGAGGACTCCTACAAATTCCTTGATACCTGGGTGCTGGCGGCTCTGGAGTCCATGGGAATTGAAGCGTTCTACATTCCGCTCAATGACATTGCCACAGACAAGGGAAAGATTGGTGGGGCAGCCCAAAAGCGTCTGAGTAACGGCGCCATGGTGCACCACGTGACCATGAGCTACGACATTGACGCCGACAAAATGGTTGAAGTGCTCCGCATCGGCAAGGAAAAGCTCTCCGATAAGGGCACACGTTCGGCCAAGAAGCGCGTGGATCCGCTACGACGGCAAAGCGGCATGAGCCGACAGGAAATTTTGGACCGCATGTCTGACACGTTTGCTGCCCGTTATGACGCGCATATGGCGACACTAACCGACGCGGAACTAGCCGAGGCGCAGCGCCGGGTTGAATCGAAGTTTGGCACGGAAGAATGGCTGCACCGCGTGCCATGA
- a CDS encoding tellurite resistance/C4-dicarboxylate transporter family protein, with protein MAAPRAMNPLAHGTSRIRKGWPNQPPASFAFVMATGIVSAALFDARWTRSAWALLWIAVAGLVVLMVGLLGRLVVHTTHVVADFRNPHRGFGYLTLVAAINVVGIGFHPVAPFLTWIMAAMSIPLWLFLAYGVPLSMMLRTEIGETRRPRLLPVDGTWFLWVVSTQSLSMAAASLATGGSQMRLLSDAAVAFWGIGIMLYLTLTTLVMLRLLTGGENQGGIVPTNWIFMGATAITVLAGSMILHLPGDVPVVHLAGPTVGGISYLLWAFGMWWVPLLVAFGFWRHVVRREPLNYSTSLWSVVFPLGMFAVATYRFGTENQMPLVAWVGHVATWVAVAAWLAVFLGMTFTWVRWVLRGAQLPGS; from the coding sequence ATGGCTGCACCGCGTGCCATGAACCCCTTAGCCCACGGCACCTCACGCATCAGGAAGGGCTGGCCCAATCAGCCGCCGGCCTCCTTTGCTTTTGTTATGGCTACGGGCATTGTTTCCGCAGCGCTCTTTGATGCCCGCTGGACCCGGTCTGCGTGGGCTCTGCTGTGGATCGCTGTCGCCGGCCTCGTGGTGCTGATGGTGGGGCTGCTGGGCCGGCTGGTGGTCCACACTACCCACGTGGTCGCCGATTTCCGCAACCCGCACAGGGGCTTTGGATATCTCACCTTGGTGGCGGCCATCAATGTGGTGGGCATTGGCTTCCATCCGGTGGCACCATTCCTCACGTGGATTATGGCAGCCATGAGCATCCCGCTGTGGCTGTTTTTGGCCTACGGCGTTCCTTTGTCTATGATGCTGCGCACTGAAATAGGCGAGACGCGCCGGCCGCGGCTCTTGCCGGTGGATGGGACCTGGTTTCTGTGGGTGGTGTCCACTCAGTCCCTGTCGATGGCCGCAGCATCCCTCGCCACAGGAGGCAGTCAAATGCGCCTCCTTAGCGATGCTGCGGTGGCGTTCTGGGGCATTGGCATCATGCTCTACCTAACCCTGACAACGTTGGTCATGCTGCGCCTGCTCACTGGCGGCGAAAACCAGGGTGGCATTGTGCCCACCAACTGGATTTTCATGGGTGCCACCGCCATCACGGTTCTCGCTGGATCTATGATCCTGCACCTGCCAGGCGATGTTCCGGTGGTTCATTTGGCTGGCCCTACCGTGGGTGGCATCAGCTATTTGCTGTGGGCCTTTGGAATGTGGTGGGTTCCGCTATTAGTGGCTTTTGGTTTCTGGCGACATGTGGTGCGCCGTGAACCCCTCAACTACTCCACCTCCCTGTGGTCGGTGGTGTTCCCGCTGGGCATGTTTGCCGTGGCGACCTACAGGTTCGGCACCGAAAACCAGATGCCGCTCGTAGCCTGGGTTGGTCATGTGGCCACCTGGGTGGCCGTGGCAGCATGGTTGGCAGTCTTTTTGGGGATGACCTTTACCTGGGTGCGGTGGGTGCTCCGAGGAGCCCAACTCCCGGGCTCTTAG